Proteins from one Gimesia maris genomic window:
- a CDS encoding amino acid kinase family protein — protein MKICVLKLGGSLLDLPDLKDRLSEFLAQLQDRRPLLICGGGSAADLVRHWDEIHQLDATTAHWLAIAAMKLNERLLCQLIPDACLVSNQNAAQQAWEQHQIPVLCAEHYLQATTSANFAPLPASWDITSDSIAAWVTLTWPADELILLKSKDLPADSTVETLAAEGVVDAYLPVIADQLPVLRWCNLRTDQLPVAATTVIRGSSFQSTNATGPA, from the coding sequence ATGAAGATTTGTGTCTTAAAACTCGGAGGCAGCCTGTTGGATCTCCCCGATCTGAAAGACAGGCTCTCTGAGTTTCTGGCACAGCTACAGGATCGCAGACCGCTGCTGATCTGTGGTGGTGGCAGCGCCGCCGATCTGGTACGTCACTGGGATGAAATTCACCAACTGGATGCTACCACCGCACATTGGCTGGCGATTGCTGCGATGAAGTTGAATGAACGACTGTTGTGCCAGCTAATACCGGACGCGTGCCTGGTTTCAAATCAGAATGCGGCACAACAAGCCTGGGAGCAGCATCAGATTCCCGTTCTCTGCGCAGAACATTACCTGCAAGCAACGACCTCAGCGAACTTCGCCCCCTTGCCTGCTTCCTGGGATATAACCAGCGATTCCATCGCGGCGTGGGTGACGTTAACCTGGCCCGCGGATGAGTTGATCCTGCTGAAGTCGAAGGATCTACCCGCTGATTCTACAGTCGAGACACTGGCTGCCGAGGGAGTCGTAGATGCTTACCTGCCTGTGATTGCAGATCAGCTCCCCGTTTTGCGCTGGTGCAATTTGCGAACAGATCAGTTGCCGGTCGCGGCAACTACCGTAATCAGAGGCAGTAGCTTCCAGAGTACAAACGCAACAGGACCGGCATAA
- a CDS encoding phosphatidate cytidylyltransferase, protein MLGWRLLVSVILIPLLFGLFYLDQRAGTTAPYLYGLCCLIIFRGCWELTQLLTVRNLKPGYAIVSLLSLLICSLAWLPYFSDSDAGSAQESSLALMSVGFSISILLIFLKGAIRFQEPGQSMENIGAEILSVSYLGFLLAILAELRWVAGPETGYLALGSLIISAKMGDIGGYTFGRLWGKKKLVPRLSPGKTWVGGFGAIFGAALGSLLWFQFTPALFNPLWSGSSWLWTILFGAIIGLVGLVGDLCESLIKRDVGKKDSAELLPGFGGLLDLLDSPLYAGPVAFVLWKLLPLITVVAATGN, encoded by the coding sequence ATGCTGGGCTGGCGGTTACTCGTTTCAGTGATCCTGATTCCTCTCCTGTTCGGTCTGTTTTATCTGGATCAGCGCGCGGGAACTACTGCTCCGTATCTGTATGGTTTGTGTTGCCTGATTATTTTTCGCGGCTGCTGGGAACTGACTCAACTGCTGACCGTACGAAATCTGAAACCCGGATACGCAATCGTCAGTCTGCTTTCATTATTGATTTGCTCGCTGGCCTGGTTGCCTTATTTCAGTGATTCCGATGCGGGCAGCGCACAAGAGAGCTCGCTGGCGCTGATGTCAGTTGGCTTTTCGATTTCAATTCTGCTCATCTTCCTGAAAGGTGCAATCCGATTTCAGGAGCCGGGACAGAGTATGGAAAACATCGGTGCAGAGATTCTCTCTGTATCCTACCTGGGATTTCTACTGGCGATACTGGCCGAACTGCGCTGGGTGGCGGGACCCGAGACCGGTTACCTGGCTTTAGGTTCCCTGATCATTAGCGCAAAAATGGGAGACATTGGCGGCTACACTTTTGGCCGATTATGGGGGAAGAAAAAACTGGTCCCACGACTCAGTCCGGGAAAAACCTGGGTGGGGGGCTTCGGGGCGATCTTTGGCGCGGCACTGGGATCACTGCTCTGGTTTCAATTCACGCCTGCTTTGTTTAATCCGCTCTGGTCTGGCAGCAGCTGGTTGTGGACGATTCTGTTTGGCGCCATCATTGGACTGGTCGGACTCGTAGGTGATCTATGCGAATCGCTCATCAAACGGGACGTCGGAAAAAAAGATTCCGCAGAACTCCTCCCCGGTTTTGGTGGTCTGCTCGATCTATTGGACAGTCCGCTTTATGCCGGTCCTGTTGCGTTTGTACTCTGGAAGCTACTGCCTCTGATTACGGTAGTTGCCGCGACCGGCAACTGA
- a CDS encoding DUF6268 family outer membrane beta-barrel protein: MFLLRFIFIFSIIGYGLGIQQSLLAQTETPGHVFLSEPSETVLAGFLPLDRSLRVEDGLPLDEVLPPAEEPFEAESDEPSITERPLDLKSLMRPRFDSSAEWEPEVGGVGISSYDLSMKIPVYPIFGPPPPFLNFGYSFTQIDAPAALDLPQSLNEFSFGMSWMRPINEKWMARYMLNGAFASDMDNTSSTAWQIRGGMFAMYRPNETWNFAFGALATGQSDLPVLPVLGAIWQPRPSLKVDLMLPSPRISLLLSESESRQHWAYVGGGFSGGTWAYRRANGLGERLNYREFRFVLGWEATPPKKPGSFGSSGTRVNAEIGYVFGRKFEFDNNVPDIKVGNTLLLRSGISF; this comes from the coding sequence ATGTTCTTGTTACGCTTCATTTTCATCTTCTCGATCATCGGATATGGCCTTGGTATCCAGCAGAGTTTGCTTGCGCAGACTGAAACGCCGGGCCATGTTTTCCTTTCAGAACCGTCGGAAACCGTACTGGCGGGATTTCTGCCCCTTGATCGCAGCTTGCGGGTGGAAGATGGCCTTCCTCTGGATGAGGTCCTACCACCGGCGGAAGAACCATTTGAGGCAGAGAGCGATGAACCATCGATTACAGAACGACCACTTGATTTGAAATCTCTCATGAGACCGCGGTTTGACAGCTCAGCCGAATGGGAACCAGAGGTGGGCGGAGTGGGAATCAGTTCTTATGACTTGTCGATGAAGATACCCGTCTATCCGATTTTCGGGCCTCCGCCTCCGTTTCTCAATTTCGGTTATTCATTCACACAGATCGATGCCCCCGCTGCGCTGGATTTACCCCAGAGCCTGAATGAATTTTCGTTTGGGATGTCATGGATGCGCCCGATCAACGAAAAATGGATGGCCCGATATATGCTGAATGGTGCATTCGCGTCGGATATGGACAATACCAGCAGTACCGCCTGGCAGATCCGAGGCGGTATGTTTGCCATGTATCGTCCCAATGAGACCTGGAATTTTGCGTTTGGGGCGCTTGCCACCGGTCAAAGTGATCTTCCGGTTCTGCCGGTCCTGGGAGCTATCTGGCAGCCGCGTCCTTCGCTCAAAGTCGATTTAATGCTGCCTAGTCCAAGAATCTCTCTGCTCTTATCCGAGTCTGAGTCGCGTCAGCACTGGGCCTATGTTGGCGGCGGATTTTCAGGAGGCACATGGGCCTATCGGCGCGCCAACGGATTGGGAGAACGACTCAACTATCGCGAGTTTCGCTTTGTATTGGGTTGGGAAGCCACGCCCCCTAAAAAGCCGGGATCTTTTGGCTCCAGTGGCACGAGGGTCAACGCAGAGATCGGCTATGTATTCGGCCGAAAGTTTGAATTTGACAACAACGTGCCTGACATCAAGGTTGGTAACACACTCCTGCTTCGTTCCGGAATCAGCTTCTAG
- a CDS encoding xanthan lyase yields the protein MLTNANDLLAEELTPKLEPHPDAVANTHAPGEVDKPELVPFIVPDPAKLKGIVVDETQAKLIGVWQYSTHTPPYVGLGYLHDQKKGKGEKAVIFTPDLPQPGRYEVRLSHCYNIRRSTNTPVTIHHAEGEKIIRINQQQIPAHHKLFRSLGTFRFDKGKAGWVKISTDGTDGKYVIADAVQFLFVGE from the coding sequence ATGTTGACTAATGCGAATGATCTGCTTGCCGAAGAACTCACACCGAAACTCGAACCCCACCCCGACGCGGTCGCCAATACCCATGCCCCAGGCGAAGTCGATAAGCCGGAACTCGTCCCCTTCATTGTGCCCGATCCTGCAAAACTGAAAGGCATCGTCGTTGATGAAACCCAGGCAAAGCTGATTGGCGTCTGGCAGTATTCGACGCACACGCCCCCCTACGTCGGTCTCGGCTACCTGCACGATCAGAAAAAAGGGAAGGGGGAGAAAGCCGTTATCTTCACACCCGATCTCCCGCAGCCCGGCCGCTACGAAGTCCGACTCTCGCACTGTTACAATATCCGCAGGTCGACCAACACCCCGGTCACGATTCACCACGCCGAGGGTGAAAAAATAATCCGCATTAACCAGCAGCAGATCCCCGCACACCACAAGCTGTTCCGCAGTCTGGGCACCTTTCGCTTCGACAAAGGGAAAGCGGGCTGGGTGAAAATTTCCACCGACGGCACCGACGGGAAATACGTGATTGCCGACGCCGTGCAGTTTCTGTTCGTCGGCGAATGA
- a CDS encoding SUMF1/EgtB/PvdO family nonheme iron enzyme, with amino-acid sequence MWYALVPVGTYTIGSDQIWDSKKIQIQLSPYYISETCVTRAQLGQGLLKNLLQKEWFGEEMRTLIRQLPEEQQADFRLLDFMISFYTERDEWGDLLDLNPELASAFKDAYDKFFTEPEDSAKYEEGEERTLEEDIKSIRLTSRQRQTLTKVKEVLTAKLKHLPQGQAPYVRASYRNAVSYAEWQGVNLPTEAQWEVAARLSSAGKLNVDSMVGNSREYCSDSYAYDYFQRKKHFKDPTGPRRGKLSDEQLERETQVSSLKVITQIVALNAVVIRGESISKREYSLAHSNSNKSRRIRLVINPN; translated from the coding sequence ATGTGGTATGCGCTGGTTCCTGTCGGCACTTACACCATCGGCTCAGATCAGATTTGGGATTCGAAAAAAATCCAGATACAACTGAGCCCCTATTATATTTCTGAAACGTGCGTGACCCGGGCTCAACTGGGGCAGGGATTGCTGAAAAACCTGTTACAGAAAGAATGGTTTGGCGAAGAAATGCGCACACTGATTCGCCAGCTTCCTGAGGAACAGCAAGCCGACTTTCGGTTGTTGGATTTTATGATTAGTTTCTATACTGAACGAGATGAATGGGGCGATCTTTTGGATCTGAATCCAGAGTTAGCAAGTGCCTTCAAAGATGCCTATGACAAGTTCTTTACTGAGCCTGAAGACAGCGCAAAGTATGAAGAAGGGGAAGAACGCACCCTGGAAGAAGACATCAAGAGTATCAGGCTCACATCCCGACAGAGACAGACATTAACAAAGGTCAAAGAGGTACTCACTGCGAAACTGAAGCATCTGCCGCAAGGTCAAGCTCCCTATGTCCGTGCTTCGTACAGAAATGCAGTCTCTTATGCTGAGTGGCAAGGAGTCAATCTACCGACTGAGGCACAGTGGGAAGTGGCAGCAAGATTGTCAAGTGCTGGCAAACTCAATGTGGATAGCATGGTGGGAAACAGTCGAGAATACTGCTCAGATTCTTATGCATACGATTATTTCCAGAGAAAGAAGCACTTTAAGGATCCAACTGGCCCTCGTCGTGGAAAATTAAGTGACGAGCAACTTGAAAGAGAAACTCAAGTTTCCAGTCTCAAGGTGATCACTCAAATTGTTGCTTTAAATGCCGTTGTGATACGTGGAGAAAGTATATCGAAACGCGAGTATTCTCTCGCTCACTCGAATTCAAATAAGTCTCGGCGGATCCGGCTTGTCATTAATCCAAATTAA
- a CDS encoding carbon storage regulator: MHIISRGANESILIGEHTVVKVLEVCEDRVKLSIETPGAEPAYWEETVYLDHSEELESLEIGG, encoded by the coding sequence ATGCATATTATCTCTCGTGGTGCGAATGAGAGTATCCTCATTGGGGAACATACCGTTGTTAAAGTACTTGAAGTATGTGAGGATCGCGTCAAACTGTCCATTGAGACACCGGGAGCGGAACCTGCCTATTGGGAGGAAACGGTGTACCTCGATCACTCTGAAGAATTAGAGTCCCTGGAAATCGGTGGCTAA
- a CDS encoding polyprenyl synthetase family protein — protein MSIAPLDQESSEDKIVPGSSKAEVRSSDNKKPVKRKRQSTSHLKAVPETSALREEMKAEAEKFVEKLDCSNPFNKTTLEAWSRELLEHMNQPEKFLGFMMVLIGNFFWKRQFLAIPFERRLLLLPHCLKHAEGCPAEYDEFGLDCEKCGACSIADYKVRAEQLGYKVLVAEGSPVVLKIIVGGYVDGILGVACLNVLEKSIDKVLIAGVPSYAVPLHSGDCKNTKMDEPWIWEVLEEYRPLEQPLTRSYLPTMRAANALFEDNFDQILPPLRTKTEAAARTPLGKTEAISYDWLKHGGKRFRPFITLAAYDALIKAQQADDTAETTYPLGVQKAAMAIEVFHKASLIHDDIEDDDQYRYGRETLHRQHGTGMAINIGDYLIGVGYRLLNEARADIGAEAASDLIEKMSAAHIRLCEGQGAEMAWQESETFELAPLDALQIYALKTSPAFEAALYAGIRMTGSVGEYEELISSFSRHIGVGFQILNDLKDWQGDDNNKLISGQDALAMRPTLLLALALQTADDQQKADLKDILQGHPSDGARIGRLRQIYQDCDVFNKAEALVDKSRARAEELAENVENEDFKQLLMFFCDTVLAEETPEAKPEPQVLMPTA, from the coding sequence GTGTCCATTGCACCTTTAGACCAGGAAAGTTCTGAAGATAAAATTGTACCCGGCTCAAGCAAAGCTGAAGTACGCTCTTCCGATAACAAAAAACCGGTCAAAAGAAAACGCCAGAGTACCAGTCATCTGAAAGCGGTACCGGAAACCTCTGCGCTGCGCGAAGAAATGAAGGCCGAAGCGGAAAAGTTCGTCGAGAAGCTCGACTGTTCCAATCCCTTCAACAAAACGACGCTGGAAGCCTGGTCGCGTGAATTGCTGGAGCATATGAATCAGCCCGAAAAGTTTCTGGGCTTCATGATGGTCCTGATCGGGAACTTTTTCTGGAAACGGCAGTTCCTGGCAATTCCCTTCGAACGCCGCCTCCTGCTGTTGCCTCACTGCCTGAAGCACGCCGAAGGCTGTCCTGCAGAATACGATGAGTTTGGTCTCGATTGTGAAAAGTGCGGCGCGTGTTCGATCGCCGACTACAAAGTCAGAGCCGAACAGTTGGGATACAAAGTACTCGTTGCCGAGGGCTCACCCGTTGTCCTCAAAATCATCGTCGGCGGTTACGTGGACGGCATCCTGGGAGTCGCCTGTCTGAACGTCCTGGAAAAATCGATTGATAAAGTGCTCATCGCCGGCGTTCCGTCCTATGCGGTTCCCCTGCATTCCGGCGACTGTAAAAATACGAAAATGGATGAACCCTGGATCTGGGAAGTCCTGGAAGAATACCGTCCTCTGGAACAGCCGCTGACACGCAGCTATCTGCCCACCATGCGGGCCGCCAATGCACTGTTTGAAGATAACTTCGATCAGATTCTACCTCCGCTGCGTACAAAAACCGAAGCCGCCGCCCGGACTCCACTGGGTAAGACAGAAGCCATTTCCTACGACTGGCTCAAGCATGGCGGAAAACGGTTCCGTCCCTTTATCACTCTGGCCGCTTACGATGCACTCATCAAAGCACAACAGGCGGATGACACAGCAGAGACCACCTATCCCCTGGGCGTGCAGAAAGCCGCCATGGCCATTGAAGTCTTCCATAAGGCTTCACTGATTCACGATGACATCGAAGACGATGACCAGTACCGATACGGTCGTGAAACCCTGCATCGTCAGCATGGCACCGGCATGGCCATTAATATCGGCGACTACCTGATCGGTGTCGGGTATCGCCTGCTCAACGAAGCCCGGGCCGATATCGGCGCTGAAGCTGCTTCCGACCTGATCGAAAAAATGTCCGCTGCCCATATCCGACTCTGCGAAGGGCAGGGGGCCGAGATGGCCTGGCAGGAAAGCGAAACCTTCGAACTGGCACCGCTTGATGCATTACAGATCTATGCACTCAAAACATCACCGGCTTTCGAAGCGGCTCTCTACGCCGGCATTCGCATGACCGGTTCGGTGGGCGAGTACGAAGAACTGATCTCTTCCTTCTCAAGGCATATCGGCGTTGGGTTCCAGATCCTGAATGACCTCAAAGACTGGCAGGGAGACGACAATAACAAGCTGATCTCCGGACAGGATGCCCTGGCGATGCGACCGACGCTGCTGTTGGCACTGGCACTCCAGACCGCCGACGATCAGCAGAAGGCCGACCTGAAAGACATTCTGCAGGGACATCCCAGCGATGGGGCTCGCATCGGTCGTCTGCGTCAAATCTATCAGGACTGCGATGTCTTTAACAAAGCCGAAGCCCTGGTCGATAAATCACGGGCCCGGGCCGAGGAACTGGCGGAAAACGTCGAGAACGAAGACTTCAAACAACTGCTGATGTTCTTCTGCGATACCGTGCTGGCCGAAGAAACTCCCGAAGCCAAACCGGAACCCCAGGTGTTGATGCCGACTGCCTGA
- the tadA gene encoding tRNA adenosine(34) deaminase TadA — protein MIDRPDDSEISPGDRDLLQLHTRWMRYAYDEARAAFEEDEVPVGAVIVYQDRIIAAAHNQREMLSDPTAHAEMIAITQAAESLGSWRLSDCVLYVTLEPCPMCAGAIVQSRLPLVIYGTRDEKAGACHSLFQITSDARLNHQSTVISGVMQEECRGILQEFFRRKRAEGKK, from the coding sequence ATGATTGATCGACCTGATGACTCTGAAATTTCGCCCGGCGACCGTGACCTGTTGCAGTTGCATACGCGCTGGATGCGTTATGCCTACGATGAAGCCCGCGCTGCTTTTGAAGAAGATGAAGTCCCCGTCGGTGCCGTCATTGTGTACCAGGATCGGATCATCGCTGCCGCACATAATCAGCGCGAAATGTTGAGTGATCCCACGGCGCATGCGGAAATGATTGCCATTACGCAGGCTGCCGAATCACTGGGAAGCTGGCGTCTGTCAGACTGTGTGCTGTACGTGACCCTGGAACCCTGTCCCATGTGTGCAGGGGCGATTGTTCAGTCACGCCTGCCGCTGGTGATTTATGGAACCCGCGATGAAAAAGCAGGCGCCTGCCACTCCCTGTTTCAGATTACCAGCGATGCACGATTGAATCATCAGAGCACGGTGATCAGTGGTGTGATGCAGGAAGAGTGCCGCGGCATACTTCAGGAATTCTTTCGCCGTAAACGCGCAGAAGGAAAAAAATGA
- a CDS encoding Gfo/Idh/MocA family protein, translating into MSNLSRRNFLKKSVYGGLFMGLSAKSYRSTFAAVPPSERVRVGMIGVGNQGGPRNNMKYFLNNIEALCDLDQNYLAEADTFLKKNANKSAMLTDDYRRLLDSKDLDAVVVTVPDQWHAKMTVEACRAGKDVYCEKPLTLVVDEGPLMIDEARKHKRVVQTGTMQRSGKEFILATQLVQSGLLGKIHTVNVTLPGPNWIARAGKPVPDSAPPQGFDFDRWLGPAPERPYNKNRVHYLFRFFWDYSGGQQTNFGAHHLDIAQWGLGMDESGPVSAEGSATFNPDGWYETPDSTNIKYTYDNGVVLNCRQVPGTPSKKQGTEFVGDKGSLFVYRGGIIANPPELLKEVDVPKIVNRDANIAHVDNFIECIKTRQKPAADISIGHRSATVCHLGNIAVRTGKKIQWDPQQETIVGDADAAKWLSKEYRKPYELA; encoded by the coding sequence ATGTCCAATCTGTCACGCCGCAACTTTCTGAAAAAATCTGTCTATGGCGGGCTGTTCATGGGGCTGAGTGCCAAAAGCTATCGCTCCACTTTTGCTGCAGTCCCTCCCAGCGAACGCGTGCGGGTCGGTATGATTGGCGTTGGCAACCAGGGTGGTCCGCGGAATAACATGAAGTATTTCCTGAATAATATTGAAGCACTTTGTGATCTCGATCAGAACTACCTCGCAGAAGCAGACACCTTCCTGAAGAAAAATGCCAACAAGTCGGCAATGTTGACCGACGACTATCGCAGACTGCTCGATTCCAAAGACCTCGATGCCGTCGTTGTCACTGTTCCCGATCAGTGGCACGCCAAGATGACCGTCGAAGCCTGCCGTGCCGGCAAAGATGTCTATTGTGAAAAACCACTGACACTCGTCGTGGATGAAGGCCCCCTCATGATTGATGAGGCACGGAAACACAAGCGGGTCGTCCAGACAGGCACCATGCAGCGTAGTGGAAAGGAATTCATCCTGGCAACGCAACTGGTGCAGTCCGGTCTGCTCGGCAAGATCCATACCGTGAACGTGACACTGCCCGGCCCCAACTGGATCGCACGCGCCGGCAAACCAGTTCCCGACAGTGCCCCTCCGCAGGGCTTTGATTTTGACCGCTGGCTGGGACCGGCACCAGAGCGTCCCTACAACAAAAACCGGGTGCACTACCTGTTCCGTTTCTTCTGGGATTACAGTGGCGGTCAGCAGACCAACTTTGGTGCCCACCATTTGGACATCGCCCAATGGGGACTCGGCATGGACGAAAGTGGCCCCGTCAGTGCGGAAGGCTCGGCGACCTTTAATCCCGATGGCTGGTACGAAACACCCGACTCCACCAACATCAAATACACGTATGACAACGGCGTTGTTCTCAATTGCCGACAGGTACCCGGCACTCCCAGTAAAAAACAGGGAACCGAGTTCGTCGGCGACAAGGGGAGCCTGTTTGTCTATCGCGGCGGCATCATCGCGAATCCACCTGAGCTGTTGAAAGAAGTCGACGTACCAAAGATTGTCAACCGGGATGCGAACATCGCGCACGTCGACAATTTCATTGAGTGTATCAAGACCCGCCAGAAACCAGCCGCCGACATCAGCATCGGACATCGTTCCGCCACGGTTTGCCACCTCGGTAACATCGCCGTGCGGACCGGTAAAAAGATCCAGTGGGATCCGCAACAGGAAACCATCGTAGGCGATGCAGACGCCGCGAAATGGCTCTCGAAGGAATACCGCAAGCCTTACGAACTGGCGTAG
- a CDS encoding right-handed parallel beta-helix repeat-containing protein yields the protein MRGILICISTLLVLGYLIYFAENSKSQTSPVSVEPSKITTVKSFGATGDGKTDDSAALQRAINSKIGQITFPKGIYRITKTINIDLDQLGPTSLSSDGTATIIMAGAGPAFRFIGTHEGTASPHTVKENVWLNQRSPMVDGLEIVGDHPEACGIEATGTMQITLTRLTIRRTLHAIHFVKRNRNVIVSNCHIYENRGVGVYYDHVNIHQSNVVGCHISYNAGGGVVVNKGDIRNLQIGTCDIEGNMGDKDSKPTANVLIDSEGAMVGEIAIVGCTIQHDHFAPGSANIRINENAYIRPHSTEHRDGNITIADNVLSDVQTNIEITSARGVTVTGNTMWKGYTHNIRIHDCHNILIANNVLDRSPRYHYADGATAQVGMLLTDCDGISLNGNLINGTGDETPALEIRDSRRMNITACTILDYSTIGLLLKNVSDSRVSDCLIRTDLSDSEDAQAVQIIGGKDNQIVNNLYKK from the coding sequence ATGCGTGGAATTCTGATTTGTATTTCAACCCTGCTTGTTCTGGGTTATCTGATTTACTTTGCTGAGAACAGTAAATCACAAACGAGCCCTGTGTCTGTCGAACCATCCAAAATAACGACAGTCAAATCGTTTGGCGCAACCGGAGATGGCAAAACCGATGACTCAGCCGCACTCCAGCGGGCCATCAATTCCAAGATCGGACAGATCACGTTTCCCAAAGGAATCTACCGGATCACTAAAACGATTAACATTGATCTGGATCAACTGGGACCAACTTCACTCAGTTCGGATGGCACCGCCACGATCATTATGGCTGGCGCGGGCCCCGCATTTCGTTTCATCGGCACACATGAGGGGACTGCCAGCCCCCACACCGTCAAGGAAAACGTCTGGCTCAATCAGCGTTCCCCGATGGTGGATGGCCTGGAGATTGTCGGCGATCATCCGGAGGCCTGCGGAATCGAAGCGACGGGCACAATGCAGATCACGCTCACGCGACTGACTATCCGTCGTACTCTGCATGCGATTCATTTTGTAAAGCGCAACCGGAATGTGATTGTTTCCAACTGTCATATTTATGAAAACCGGGGTGTCGGCGTCTATTATGATCACGTCAATATTCATCAGTCGAATGTCGTGGGATGCCACATCTCCTATAACGCGGGTGGCGGAGTGGTTGTTAATAAGGGAGATATTCGCAATCTTCAGATTGGCACCTGTGATATCGAGGGGAACATGGGAGACAAAGATTCCAAACCGACGGCGAATGTGCTGATCGATTCCGAAGGTGCGATGGTGGGCGAGATTGCCATCGTGGGTTGCACGATTCAACACGATCACTTCGCCCCGGGCTCTGCCAATATTCGCATTAATGAGAACGCATATATCCGGCCGCATTCCACCGAACACCGTGATGGTAACATTACGATCGCCGATAACGTGCTCTCCGACGTGCAGACCAATATTGAAATCACCAGCGCCCGTGGTGTCACAGTCACTGGAAATACGATGTGGAAAGGTTACACCCACAACATCCGCATCCATGATTGCCATAATATTCTGATCGCGAATAATGTACTCGATCGCAGCCCCCGCTATCATTATGCCGATGGGGCGACGGCCCAGGTAGGTATGCTGTTGACCGACTGCGATGGTATCTCTTTAAACGGTAACCTGATTAATGGCACGGGTGATGAAACACCGGCGCTGGAAATTCGTGATTCCCGGCGGATGAATATCACCGCTTGTACGATTCTCGATTATTCCACGATTGGACTCTTGTTGAAAAACGTGTCCGACAGCCGCGTTTCCGATTGCCTGATTCGCACCGATTTGTCGGACAGTGAGGACGCTCAAGCCGTCCAGATCATCGGCGGCAAGGATAATCAAATCGTGAACAACCTTTATAAAAAGTAA
- a CDS encoding isoprenyl transferase — protein sequence MPAISEQDGESLGLESQQLPRHIAIIMDGNGRWASRRGFPRIEGHRQGVNSVRTVVEESTRLEIEQLTLYCLSSENWKRPALELNLLMQLLKKFVIGEREEIMRQNIRFTTIGRRDDLPRDVLIEVDKTIRESQDNTGMQLCLALNYGSRSEIVDAVKSIVADVEQGNLKPEAINEEVISAHLYTSGMPDPDLVIRTAGEMRVSNFLLWQISYAELWVTETYWPDFKVADYWQALRDFAARDRRFGGLKG from the coding sequence GTGCCCGCCATATCGGAACAGGATGGGGAGTCGCTGGGGCTGGAGTCTCAGCAACTGCCACGTCACATCGCGATTATTATGGATGGCAATGGCCGCTGGGCTTCTCGTCGGGGATTTCCCCGCATTGAGGGACATCGCCAGGGCGTAAACAGTGTGCGCACCGTTGTGGAAGAATCCACGCGCCTGGAAATCGAACAACTCACGCTGTATTGCCTCAGCAGCGAGAACTGGAAACGTCCCGCGCTCGAACTGAATCTGCTGATGCAGCTCTTGAAAAAGTTCGTCATCGGTGAACGTGAAGAGATTATGCGGCAGAATATCCGCTTCACGACCATCGGGCGTCGTGATGATCTTCCCCGCGATGTGTTGATCGAAGTCGATAAAACGATTCGAGAGAGCCAGGATAATACCGGGATGCAGCTTTGTCTGGCGTTGAACTATGGCAGCCGTTCCGAAATTGTAGACGCCGTCAAATCAATCGTGGCCGATGTCGAACAGGGAAACCTGAAACCGGAAGCGATCAATGAAGAAGTGATCTCCGCACACCTTTATACCTCTGGCATGCCCGACCCTGATCTCGTGATTCGTACTGCGGGCGAAATGCGTGTCAGCAACTTTCTGTTGTGGCAGATCAGTTATGCCGAGTTATGGGTGACCGAAACTTACTGGCCTGACTTCAAAGTCGCCGATTACTGGCAGGCACTGCGTGACTTTGCCGCCCGTGACCGCCGCTTCGGTGGTTTGAAAGGATAA